From the genome of Paraburkholderia flava, one region includes:
- the pcaC gene encoding 4-carboxymuconolactone decarboxylase — protein MTEDERYEAGLDVRRAVLGDAHVDRSLANRTDLTEEFQQLITRYAWGEIWTREGLPRHTRSLLTISMMVALNRTEELALHLRAAKNNGVTRDEIKEVLLQTAIYCGVPAANSAFHLADKVFREEDAAQG, from the coding sequence ATGACCGAAGACGAACGCTACGAAGCCGGGCTCGACGTGCGGCGCGCGGTGCTGGGCGATGCACACGTCGACCGATCGCTTGCGAACCGCACCGATCTGACCGAGGAATTCCAGCAGTTGATCACGCGCTACGCGTGGGGCGAAATCTGGACGCGCGAAGGGTTACCGCGTCACACGCGCAGCCTGCTGACGATTTCGATGATGGTCGCGCTGAACCGCACCGAAGAACTCGCGCTGCATCTGCGCGCAGCGAAGAACAACGGCGTCACGCGCGACGAGATCAAGGAAGTGCTGCTGCAGACCGCGATCTACTGCGGCGTGCCAGCGGCGAATTCGGCGTTTCATCTTGCCGACAAAGTGTTCCGCGAAGAAGACGCGGCACAGGGCTGA
- a CDS encoding TetR/AcrR family transcriptional regulator, translated as MSPTAVRKPGATGIRAKQAQDTRAKILKAAIRVFAKQGYASGRIESISKAARSHDRMIYYYFGSKEQLFIEVLETIYTQFNEAESHLNLDLDDPVHGLSQMVEFVWQYYLDHPEFVTLLSSENLHQGKHAKKSSKLREISGYAISVVQKLLDAGRAQGVFREHIAARDVYIMIASLGYFYNANQYTLSAFLGETLMDKTALAHWRETIKETVLRAVLLNVPVDGATT; from the coding sequence AAACAGGCGCAGGACACGCGCGCGAAGATTCTGAAAGCGGCAATTAGGGTGTTCGCGAAACAGGGTTATGCGAGCGGGCGCATAGAGAGCATTTCGAAGGCCGCTCGGTCCCATGACCGAATGATTTATTACTACTTCGGCAGCAAGGAACAACTCTTCATCGAAGTACTGGAAACGATCTACACGCAGTTCAACGAAGCAGAAAGCCACCTGAATCTCGATCTCGACGACCCCGTACACGGCCTGTCGCAGATGGTCGAATTCGTCTGGCAGTATTACCTCGATCATCCGGAGTTCGTCACGCTGCTGTCGAGCGAGAACCTGCACCAGGGCAAGCACGCGAAAAAATCGTCGAAGCTAAGGGAGATTTCCGGTTACGCGATCTCGGTCGTGCAGAAGCTGCTCGACGCGGGCCGCGCACAAGGTGTGTTCCGCGAACACATCGCCGCGCGCGACGTGTACATCATGATCGCGTCGCTCGGCTACTTCTACAACGCGAACCAGTACACGCTGAGCGCGTTCCTCGGCGAAACGCTGATGGACAAGACAGCGCTCGCGCACTGGCGCGAGACGATCAAGGAGACGGTGTTGCGGGCGGTGTTGTTGAACGTGCCGGTCGATGGCGCAACGACGTAA